A DNA window from Plasmodium vinckei vinckei genome assembly, chromosome: PVVCY_02 contains the following coding sequences:
- a CDS encoding proteasome subunit beta type-3, putative — MGSIFNYNGGCVLGMSGSQCVAIACDLRLGSNSFTTVSTNFTKIFKINDHIYVGLSGLATDIQSLYELLRYRVNLYQIRQETEMNIDCFSNMLSSILYSNRFSPYFVNPIVVGFKVSTQVDENGNKTNVYEPYLNAYDLIGAKCETNDFVVNGVSNEQLYGMCESMYIKDQDENGLFETVSQCLLSALDRDCLSGWGAEVYVLTPDKIIKKKLKARMD, encoded by the exons atg ggatctatatttaattataatggTGGTTGTGTTTTAGGAATGAGCGGGTCGCAATGTGTCGCAATTGCATGTGACCTTCGTCTTGGATCGAATAGTTTTACAACCGTTAGTACAAACTTTACAAAAATCTTTAAAATCAATGaccatatatatgtagGGTTATCAGGTTTAGCAACAGATATACAATcattatatgaattattgAGATATAGAGTTAATTTATATCAGATCAGGCAAGAAACTGAAATGAATATAGATTGTTTTTCTAATATGTTATCAAGCATTTTATATTCCAATAGATTTTCAccatattttgtaaatccAATTGTTGTTGGATTTAAAGTAAGTACACAAGTAGATGAAAACggaaataaaacaaatgtaTATGAACCATATTTAAATGCATATGATTTAATTGGTGCTAAATGTGAAACAAATGATTTTGTTGTTAATGGAGTATCAAATGAACAATTATATGGAATGTGCGAGTCGATGTACATAAAGGATCAG GATGAGAACGGGTTGTTTGAGACCGTTTCCCAATGCCTACTAAGCGCACTAGATCGTGATTGTTTATCTGGATGGGGTGCTGAAGTTTACGTATT AACACcagataaaataataaaaaaaaaacttaaaGCAAGAATGGattaa
- a CDS encoding double-strand break repair protein MRE11, putative, with product MDNHQRDEVNNYLSNWGEERNNENEKNQNEMQNKPWRGYHLSSMEENRITNTASGYITNDNTTRYAENHFNENEQTTRVSIKDLYHNFNKTRNLLIENEEAPKSYKHNITTNMLNDEWFFKDIHFDYTSSKTQTNISSEQLSEKNNHKYSYPILNQEHKVNQSDNKTKKGNKNSNTKSAKTNKKTTIMDYFQPNNRHKNSIEGKDKLKNETAQNIDQLNTQFQPCREIKKSSLGIHDEEVNLYNINGDRERERDSERDRERDREKSCMHNEFMFCLKNGEKHTENFDDGEENQFDKNQENVNRKKYNIIDENNDNNNSLNNGPNNDPNNGPKNGLKNMSIENIKQVLSSNDPNTLKILLCTDNHLGYKENNPIQKKDTFNTFEEILFIAKKLNVDMILNSGDLFHKNKVSEYTLFKTMSIIRKYCHVNNKKDGDKDENNLSDKYNSFNMNPLSLHQEETGISFYSDTHVDTTNYTTPLNEVTNYRYDFYEGEEKISNEFFETGTRQRGRGGGKNGGKNGGKNGGKNGGKEMKQREIYYSSSDESYDEIRKNVQDNMLNKTDKEEYNTEMKILPVKEKFEKSIPFYTIHGNHDYPYSYDYICPLDILNISNLINYIGKNNMERLVIKPILLNKKGTHISIYAIGWIKDERLYHYFESKSIKFIIPEDYKNRINILVLHQNRYMRNTNSNNSKNFIKESFIPSFIDLVIWGHEHNSKPQLEESIFQTFYNLQLGSSVRTSLCVNEYGDKYIGLLEIKNERFRFLKINLETVRPFELKEIKLANYDLDFNDEYILKQFLHDQTNLILDKIRKQLLNQIKNYYILKKIFLPFLFEKEKNDKMNCGITDVEEENIIFNITDNCVNDFFCKLQNDDFYTSSFIHLAFSDKDDTFNLLKIKKNVYNKPLIKIKIEYNEINIINTQLFGSEFIDKITNASEFLSFYKRKPKLKDLQGENADSNDKKIDVEDKEISNMEYINEYNKVFDILFDYCNIKNDLLILNQKIIMDTIQNVIINTNPSFGSDGSTNSNYSSLELMAEKISEEKIKKLMNELKDVPVEHITTDYIETVGKSINSTVSET from the coding sequence ATGGATAATCATCAAAGGGATGAGGTAAATAATTACTTATCAAATTGGGGAGAAGaaagaaataatgaaaatgaaaaaaatcaaaatgaaaTGCAAAACAAACCTTGGAGAGGTTATCACCTATCAAGCATGGAAGAAAATAGAATCACAAACACGGCAAGTGGTTACATAACAAATGATAATACAACTAGATATGCTGAAAACCACTTTAACGAGAATGAACAAACAACAAGAGTATCGATAAAAGATctatatcataattttaataaaacacGAAATTTACTaatagaaaatgaagaagCACCAAAATCCtataaacataatataaCTACAAATATGCTTAATGATGAATGGTTTTTTAAAGACATACACTTCGATTATACTTCAAGTAAAACACAAACTAATATAAGTTCTGAGCAATTatctgaaaaaaataatcataaaTATAGTTATCCTATTTTAAATCAAGAACATAAAGTAAACCAATCTGATAATAAAACTAAAaagggaaataaaaatagcaaTACCAAATCTGCTaagacaaataaaaaaacaaccaTAATGGATTATTTCCAGCCAAATAATCgacataaaaatagtatagaaggaaaagataaattgaaaaatgaaactGCACAAAATATAGACCAGCTTAACACCCAATTTCAACCTTGTAGAGAGATAAAGAAAAGTAGTTTGGGCATCCATGATGAGGAagtaaatttatataacataaaCGGGGATAGAGAAAGAGAGAGAGATAGTGAAAGAGATAGAGAAAGAGACAGAGAAAAAAGTTGTATGCATAATGAATTCATGTTCTGTTTGAAAAACGGGGAAAAACATACCGAAAATTTTGACGATGGAGAGGAAAATCAATTTGATAAAAACCaagaaaatgtaaatagaaaaaaatataacatcaTAGATGAAaacaatgataataataatagtctTAATAATGGTCCTAATAATGATCCTAATAATGGCCCTAAAAATGgtctaaaaaatatgagtattgaaaatataaaacaagtATTAAGTTCAAACGACCCCaatacattaaaaatattattatgcaCAGATAACCATTTAggatataaagaaaataatccgatacaaaaaaaagatacttttaatacatttgaagaaattttatttattgcaaaaaaattaaatgttgatatgattttaaatagtggtgatttatttcataaaaataaggtCTCTGAATATACACTTTTTAAGACTATGTCAATTATAAGAAAGTATTGtcatgtaaataataaaaaggatGGAGATAaggatgaaaataatttaagtgataaatataatagttTTAATATGAATCCTCTTTCTTTACATCAAGAAGAAACAGGTATTTCCTTCTATTCAGACACACATGTAGACACAACAAATTATACTACCCCCCTTAATGAAGTTACAAATTATCGATACGATTTTTATGAGggagaagaaaaaatttcgaatgaattttttgaaaCGGGAACAAGGCAAAGGGGACGAGGCGGTGGAAAAAATGGTGGAAAAAATGGTGGGAAAAATGGTGGGAAAAATGGTGGGAAAGAAATGAAGCAACGAGAAATATACTATTCAAGTTCAGATGAAAGCTATGATGAAATTCGAAAAAATGTACAAGATAATATGCTAAATAAAACAGATAAAGAAGAATATAATACAGAGATGAAAATATTGCCAgtgaaagaaaaatttgaaaaatcgATTCCATTTTATACAATACATGGAAATCATGATTATCCATATAGTtatgattatatatgtccattagatattttaaatatttctaacttaataaattatattggcaaaaataatatggaaAGATTAGTAATAAAGCCAATAttactaaataaaaaaggaacaCATATATCTATTTATGCAATTGGATGGATTAAAGATGAAAgattatatcattattttgaaagtaaaagtataaaatttataataccagaagattataaaaatcgaataaatatattagtattACATCAAAATAGGTATATGAGAAATACAAACTctaataattcaaaaaattttataaaagaatCTTTTATTCCGAGTTTTATAGATTTAGTAATATGGGGTCATGAACATAATTCAAAACCACAATTAGAGGAAAGTATATTTCaaactttttataatttacaaTTAGGTTCTTCTGTCCGAACTTCTTTATGTGTAAATGAATATggtgataaatatattggtttattagaaataaaaaatgaaagatttcgatttttaaaaataaatttagaaACTGTTAGACCATttgaattaaaagaaataaaactaGCAAACTATGATCTTGATTTTAATGATGAATATATTcttaaacaatttttacatGATCAAACAAATTTGATATTAGACAAAATTAGAAAACAGCTTTTAaatcaaattaaaaattattatattttaaaaaaaatatttttaccttttttatttgaaaaagaaaaaaatgataaaatgaatTGTGGAATTACAGATGTAGaggaagaaaatattatatttaatattactGATAATTGTGTgaatgattttttttgtaaattacAAAATGACGACTTCTATACTAGTAGTTTTATTCATCTAGCTTTTTCAGATAAAGATGATACATTCAATttactaaaaataaaaaagaatgtatataataaaccacttataaaaataaaaatagaatataatgaaataaatataataaatacgCAGTTGTTTGGTTCTGAATTTATTGATAAAATTACAAATGCATctgaatttttatcattttataaaagaaaaccAAAACTAAAAGACTTACAAGGAGAAAATGCCGATtctaatgataaaaaaatagatgtagaagataaagaaatttcaaatatggaatatattaatgaatataataaagtttttgatatattgtttgattattgtaatattaaaaatgatttattaattttaaatcaaaaaataataatggatACTATACAAAatgtaattataaatacaaatcCATCTTTTGGATCGGATGGTAGTACTAATTCAAATTATAGTTCTTTAGAACTTATGGCAGAAAAAATCTctgaagaaaaaattaaaaaattaatgaatgAATTAAAGGATGTTCCTGTTGAGCATATCACCACTGATTATATCGAAACTGTTGGAAAATCGATAAATTCAACTGTCTCTGAAACGtga